Proteins encoded by one window of Candidatus Eremiobacterota bacterium:
- a CDS encoding PfaD family polyunsaturated fatty acid/polyketide biosynthesis protein, which yields MNAPGLTLSAHEASRVSSARAFPYVQGSQAELSPLGWWHRGDAELRRGDAALREALLNVRKSFLLIADDGGFSVTRKDLRESCAHGEDTLAVAAYVPPSHPELLGDAAFMEFLGIRYPCIAGSMAHGISSVEMVESMAAAGMLGFFGAGGETAAKVEQAIDRLSVAPGTRPFGFNFIHSPGEPAMEEALADLYLRRGIRLIEASAFMDITPALVRYRAAGLSEGPDGSITVANRIIAKASRAEVATRFFSPPPQAVLEELVSSGRISEKQKALAAVIPLADALTAEADSGGHTDNRPLVTLLPAMCALRDELQKKFGYRQKLHVGAAGGISTPASAAAAFTMGAAYIMTGSVNQSCIESGTSEAVRDLLSKTRQADITMAPSADMFELGVKIQAIKTGTMFPMRAAKLYQLYQTCASLEEIPPKERETIEKNFFRASFQEVWNQTCEYFLERDPGQIDLAGQNARHKMALLFRYYLGQSARWAILGEPSRQLDYQIWCGPSMGAFNEWVKGSPLEHVKRRKVALVALNLLHGAAVAMRLAHLRSQGIDLFQVGSPRPLEEEQLANYLS from the coding sequence ATGAATGCACCCGGGCTGACTTTATCTGCTCACGAGGCGTCCAGGGTTTCTTCTGCGCGCGCTTTTCCCTATGTACAGGGCTCCCAGGCCGAGCTTTCTCCTCTTGGATGGTGGCACCGCGGCGACGCAGAGCTACGGAGGGGAGACGCCGCTCTGCGGGAAGCCCTGCTGAATGTGAGAAAGTCCTTTCTTCTCATTGCAGACGACGGGGGATTCTCAGTGACAAGGAAGGATCTAAGGGAATCATGCGCCCATGGTGAAGATACCCTCGCCGTGGCGGCATATGTGCCTCCAAGCCACCCGGAACTGCTTGGAGATGCTGCGTTCATGGAGTTCCTCGGTATCCGCTATCCATGCATTGCCGGCTCAATGGCCCATGGCATAAGCTCCGTTGAGATGGTTGAATCAATGGCTGCCGCGGGGATGCTGGGCTTTTTCGGTGCGGGCGGCGAGACAGCGGCAAAGGTAGAGCAGGCCATAGACCGCCTCAGCGTTGCACCTGGCACCAGGCCATTCGGTTTCAACTTCATACACAGCCCCGGGGAGCCCGCCATGGAAGAGGCCCTTGCAGACCTTTATCTCCGGCGCGGCATAAGGCTCATTGAGGCTTCGGCCTTCATGGACATCACGCCCGCCCTGGTGAGATACCGCGCAGCGGGACTGTCAGAAGGGCCTGACGGCTCCATAACAGTGGCAAACCGCATCATTGCAAAAGCCTCCCGGGCCGAGGTGGCCACGAGGTTTTTCTCGCCGCCTCCTCAGGCGGTGCTTGAAGAGCTTGTCTCATCGGGCCGCATCTCGGAAAAGCAGAAAGCCCTGGCAGCTGTGATCCCTTTGGCCGATGCCCTCACCGCCGAGGCTGATTCGGGTGGGCACACCGACAACAGGCCCCTCGTGACGCTCCTTCCCGCCATGTGCGCCCTCCGCGACGAGCTGCAGAAAAAATTCGGCTACAGACAGAAGCTGCACGTGGGCGCAGCGGGAGGGATCTCCACTCCTGCTTCGGCTGCTGCCGCATTCACCATGGGAGCCGCATACATAATGACAGGCTCGGTGAACCAGTCCTGCATAGAATCCGGGACCTCCGAAGCCGTCCGGGACCTTCTCTCAAAGACAAGGCAGGCTGACATCACCATGGCCCCCTCGGCAGACATGTTCGAGCTGGGGGTGAAAATACAGGCCATCAAGACAGGCACCATGTTTCCCATGAGGGCGGCAAAGCTTTACCAGCTCTACCAGACCTGCGCGAGCCTGGAGGAGATCCCGCCGAAAGAGCGGGAAACCATAGAAAAGAATTTCTTCCGGGCATCCTTTCAGGAAGTCTGGAATCAGACATGTGAGTACTTTCTCGAACGGGACCCGGGCCAGATTGATCTCGCCGGGCAGAACGCCAGACACAAGATGGCGCTTCTCTTCAGGTACTATCTTGGACAGTCGGCACGGTGGGCAATCCTCGGTGAGCCTTCAAGGCAGCTGGACTACCAGATATGGTGCGGCCCCTCGATGGGAGCCTTCAATGAATGGGTGAAAGGCTCGCCGCTCGAGCATGTGAAGCGGCGCAAAGTTGCCCTTGTCGCCCTGAACCTGCTCCACGGAGCCGCTGTTGCCATGAGGCTTGCCCACCTGAGAAGCCAGGGTATCGACCTTTTCCAAGTGGGGAGCCCCAGGCCTCTTGAAGAAGAACAGCTTGCCAATTACCTGAGTTAA
- a CDS encoding SDR family NAD(P)-dependent oxidoreductase, with protein MKRESTLTPAPIAIIGIGCVFPKAEDLQEYWSTIKNGIDAITDIPPTHWSVNDYFDENPRVPDMTYGKKGGFISPIDFDPMEFGITPNSLEATDTSQLLGLVVAKRALEDAGYGNGKEFNRERTSVILGVTGTLELVVPLGARLGHPIWRRALRDEGADSDLTERVVKRIADSYVEWQESSFPGLLGNVVAGRIANYFNLGGTNCAVDAACASSLSALHLAGLELSSGRSDMVLTGGVDTFNDIFMFMCFSKTPALSPTGNARPFDSSCDGTVLGEGIGMIVLKRFEDAKRDGDRVYAVIRSMGTSSDGKGAAVFAPQAGGQIRAMREAYRISGIEPRTVELMEAHGTGTKVGDLTEFTSINAVFNEGGSAGAWCALGSVKSQIGHTKAAAGIAGIIKAAMSLHHKVLPPTIKVKKPFDELLAQGTPFYLNTQKRPWIGSTSHPRRAAVSSFGFGGSNFHCVLEEPSPVKLSTDWDGRVQIAALSASSPGGLEASLDDWKGGISWRELSEKSEATRKTFDLKEPCRLLMVFEREGAEPHKVVSSALVMLGKHPERKAWNTPEGAFYGSGAPSGRLAILFPGQGAQYTGMLRDLASQFPEMLAVLRDAHESFASLAPEELGAGLVNYLYPHPAFSEEEKQRQERELRDTRVAQPALGAVSYGAWKVLEHFGIKPEALGGHSYGELVSLCVAGSITPEELYHLSSLRGSLMVEGKDDLGSMLAVQLEAGLLSDIIEKERLDLVIANHNAPQQAVLSGATAEIERAAAVITAMGIRNTKLTVSAAFHSPLVADAQAPFAAGLDKVPFRCCSIPVYSNTTACLYPDDPGKTRALLVGHLAKPVRFVDEILAMYDSGVRTFLEVGPCARMTGLVKAILNGRGDFEAFSIDGSSGKRHGTGDLARALAALAAGGHAVDLTLWNPLQRNITTVDQQKKRMTIPLCGANYVNPAKKAAISEEGAPERNNGTEAPRTAAPKPESSEKAFSADSPRKQSMVELLRLTQQNIKALQQIQEQTALMHQQFLQNQDKALHTFQQIAGQQQHLLLAALGREASAAPLPLPEIREAAPVLMKEPPPAASQEAAPAGDFGKLLLEVISEKTGYPVEMLEPGMSLDADLGIDSIKRVEIFSALKERYPAMPGLRSDEMARMKTPGDIIKHMSTSGNPGTLRPFDNPRGGGIAESLLSIIAEKTGYPAEMLDLDMSLDSDLGIDSIKRVEIFSALREAHPDLPAIKSDEMAALKSLREIVLFLDARSVTFSPPPVQEKPGELLAALTDLIAEKTGYPAEMLEPSMSLEGDLGIDSIKRVEIFSALRERFPSMPAVKSDMMALMKTLSDIVAFLEGEAPRDEKPLQGPATEMPMPEPREEGEKQLKRLVLITQMLNGVSGREKLALQAGSEIWVTDDGSPFASSLAEILEAMGYRPHVEKIETLLRQGAPPSLGGLLIIAPSGATESNFLMKAFKVLKEASPALKESARERGSFFATVSRMDGCFGLGGMDLKGEPLSGGLAGLTKTVRHEWPQICCKAFDVPAHLHSSREVALELIEELFLKGPIEVGISPKGRCTLELSLTGRNGTGCVPPFSRDDVVIVTGGARGVTAECAVQLINRLSHDEKPALVLLGRSPEPKPEPEWLGGLTGDAEIKRALMVHSGGKATPASIREEYGRIEAQREIASTLSRIREAGGRVFYRSVDIRNPGELRAAVEDIRATAGPIRGLVHGAGVIADRLIEDKTDEEFERVYSTKVEGLRNLLALLSDDELKILVLFSSFTGRFGRVGQADYAVANEVLNKLALWQSRLRPRCRVVALNWGPWDGGMVTTSLKKIFEKEGVGLIALEQGTEIFIRELCSSPDAPVEVVILGSDTGTGCAPAEYTTAFESLLTIEAFPFLNSHILDGQAVLPVAMMLEWLSHGALVANPGLTFYGADNLRVLKGLRIIKSESRTIRVVTGKAKTAGDFFTVTAELQSDEKGTPPVIHARGEIVLAANIPKGERSLTGTDLPAYPFDREALYREFLFHGSDFQGIEKVEGSSAQGIRATARTAPKPSAWIKEPLRNRWITDPLVIDCSFQMMILWSFQKYQSGSLPCYAGSYRQFRSFPRGVVSIVIGITGGNEHKALATIEFVDQKGMLIARMKGYECTILPSLKKAFENNRLTQEAMR; from the coding sequence TTGAAACGCGAATCGACGCTTACCCCCGCCCCCATCGCAATCATAGGCATCGGCTGCGTATTTCCCAAGGCGGAGGACCTCCAGGAATACTGGTCCACCATAAAAAACGGAATTGACGCCATCACCGATATTCCTCCCACGCACTGGAGCGTGAATGACTATTTTGACGAGAATCCCAGGGTCCCCGACATGACTTACGGGAAAAAGGGCGGGTTCATATCGCCCATAGACTTTGATCCCATGGAATTCGGCATCACGCCCAATTCCCTCGAGGCGACGGACACCTCGCAACTGCTGGGCCTGGTGGTGGCAAAGAGAGCCCTCGAGGATGCCGGGTACGGCAACGGCAAAGAGTTCAACAGGGAGCGCACAAGCGTTATCCTGGGTGTTACGGGGACCCTGGAGCTTGTGGTCCCCCTGGGTGCAAGGCTGGGCCACCCCATCTGGAGAAGGGCTCTCAGAGACGAGGGAGCTGACAGCGATCTCACCGAGCGCGTGGTGAAAAGAATTGCCGATTCCTACGTGGAATGGCAGGAAAGCTCTTTCCCCGGGCTCCTGGGAAACGTGGTGGCAGGGAGAATTGCCAACTACTTCAACCTGGGGGGGACAAACTGCGCGGTGGATGCCGCCTGCGCAAGCTCCCTCTCGGCTCTTCACCTGGCGGGGCTTGAGCTCTCATCAGGGAGAAGTGATATGGTCCTCACCGGGGGCGTTGACACCTTCAATGACATCTTCATGTTCATGTGCTTCAGCAAAACCCCGGCCCTCTCACCCACGGGCAACGCGCGGCCTTTTGACTCTTCCTGTGACGGAACAGTCCTCGGCGAGGGCATCGGGATGATAGTGCTCAAGCGTTTTGAAGATGCGAAGAGGGACGGCGACAGGGTCTACGCCGTCATAAGAAGCATGGGGACCTCAAGCGACGGCAAGGGCGCCGCGGTGTTCGCCCCCCAGGCCGGCGGGCAGATAAGGGCGATGAGGGAGGCATACCGCATCTCTGGAATAGAGCCCCGCACCGTGGAGCTCATGGAAGCCCACGGAACAGGCACGAAGGTAGGAGACCTCACAGAGTTCACTTCCATTAATGCTGTCTTCAACGAGGGCGGAAGCGCCGGCGCCTGGTGCGCCCTCGGTTCCGTGAAGTCACAGATTGGCCATACGAAAGCTGCCGCAGGCATCGCAGGAATCATCAAGGCCGCAATGTCCCTTCACCACAAGGTGCTGCCTCCCACGATCAAAGTGAAGAAACCCTTTGATGAGCTGCTTGCCCAGGGGACGCCCTTCTACCTGAACACGCAGAAGAGGCCCTGGATAGGCAGCACCTCCCATCCCAGGAGGGCCGCCGTGAGCTCCTTCGGCTTCGGCGGGAGCAATTTCCACTGCGTGCTGGAAGAGCCATCACCGGTGAAGCTCTCCACAGACTGGGACGGCCGTGTGCAGATTGCCGCCCTGTCGGCTTCTAGCCCCGGCGGGCTCGAAGCCTCCCTCGATGACTGGAAAGGCGGAATCTCATGGAGAGAGCTCTCTGAGAAATCCGAGGCCACACGGAAGACCTTCGACTTGAAAGAGCCCTGCAGGCTTCTGATGGTCTTTGAAAGAGAGGGCGCAGAGCCCCACAAGGTCGTCTCGAGCGCCCTCGTGATGCTTGGAAAGCACCCTGAAAGGAAAGCGTGGAACACGCCCGAGGGAGCATTCTACGGAAGCGGAGCCCCTTCGGGGAGGCTGGCGATCCTCTTCCCAGGGCAGGGCGCTCAGTATACAGGCATGCTCAGGGACCTCGCCTCGCAGTTCCCTGAAATGCTCGCTGTCCTGAGAGATGCCCATGAATCATTTGCCTCCCTGGCTCCCGAAGAATTGGGGGCGGGCCTCGTAAATTACCTCTATCCCCACCCTGCCTTCAGCGAAGAGGAGAAGCAGAGGCAGGAGCGGGAGCTCCGCGATACCCGCGTGGCGCAGCCCGCCCTCGGTGCCGTAAGCTACGGAGCCTGGAAAGTCCTGGAGCACTTCGGCATAAAGCCGGAAGCACTGGGCGGCCACAGCTACGGCGAGCTTGTCTCCCTCTGCGTGGCAGGCTCAATCACCCCGGAAGAGCTCTACCATCTCTCCTCTCTCAGGGGGAGCCTGATGGTCGAGGGGAAGGACGACCTGGGCTCAATGCTCGCCGTGCAGCTCGAGGCGGGGCTCCTCTCTGACATCATTGAGAAGGAGCGCCTTGACCTGGTCATTGCCAACCACAATGCCCCCCAGCAGGCGGTGCTCTCTGGAGCCACCGCTGAAATAGAGAGGGCAGCCGCTGTCATCACTGCAATGGGCATAAGGAATACAAAGCTTACGGTCTCCGCAGCCTTTCACAGTCCCCTCGTGGCCGATGCCCAGGCTCCTTTTGCCGCGGGGCTCGACAAGGTGCCTTTCAGGTGCTGCTCCATCCCGGTCTATTCCAACACGACGGCCTGTCTGTACCCGGATGATCCCGGAAAGACCAGGGCCCTTCTTGTCGGCCACCTGGCAAAGCCCGTGCGCTTTGTTGATGAGATCCTGGCCATGTATGACTCCGGCGTGCGGACCTTCCTTGAAGTGGGGCCCTGCGCGAGGATGACAGGCCTCGTCAAGGCCATACTCAATGGCAGGGGTGACTTCGAGGCCTTTTCCATCGACGGGTCATCAGGGAAAAGGCACGGTACAGGCGACCTGGCCAGAGCCCTTGCTGCTCTTGCCGCAGGAGGGCATGCGGTGGACCTTACCCTCTGGAACCCTCTCCAGAGAAACATCACAACCGTTGATCAGCAGAAGAAACGCATGACAATACCCCTCTGTGGGGCCAACTACGTGAATCCCGCCAAGAAGGCTGCAATTAGTGAGGAAGGAGCACCGGAGAGGAACAATGGCACAGAGGCCCCAAGGACTGCGGCGCCGAAGCCGGAGAGCAGCGAAAAGGCTTTCTCTGCCGACAGCCCCCGGAAACAGTCCATGGTGGAGCTGCTCAGGCTTACCCAGCAGAACATAAAAGCTCTCCAGCAGATACAGGAGCAGACGGCCCTCATGCACCAGCAGTTCCTCCAGAACCAGGACAAGGCCCTTCACACTTTCCAGCAGATAGCGGGGCAGCAGCAGCACCTGCTGCTGGCAGCCCTCGGCAGGGAAGCTTCAGCCGCACCGCTCCCGCTGCCGGAAATCAGAGAAGCAGCTCCGGTCCTGATGAAAGAGCCACCGCCTGCAGCATCTCAGGAGGCGGCTCCCGCGGGAGACTTCGGCAAGCTCCTGCTTGAAGTCATCTCCGAGAAAACAGGGTACCCCGTGGAAATGCTTGAGCCGGGCATGAGCCTTGATGCCGACCTGGGCATAGACTCCATCAAGCGAGTCGAGATATTCTCGGCCCTCAAGGAACGCTATCCCGCGATGCCCGGCCTGAGATCCGACGAGATGGCCCGGATGAAAACACCGGGAGACATCATCAAGCACATGAGCACGAGCGGGAATCCCGGCACCCTCCGCCCTTTCGATAATCCCCGGGGCGGGGGTATTGCGGAAAGCCTGCTTTCCATCATTGCGGAAAAAACAGGCTACCCTGCCGAGATGCTGGACCTGGATATGAGCCTTGACAGCGATCTGGGCATAGACTCCATCAAGCGAGTCGAGATATTCTCGGCCCTCAGGGAAGCCCATCCAGACCTTCCGGCCATCAAGTCCGACGAGATGGCTGCATTGAAGAGCCTCAGGGAGATCGTGCTGTTCCTTGACGCCAGGAGCGTCACCTTTTCGCCGCCTCCCGTGCAGGAAAAGCCGGGAGAGCTCCTTGCTGCCCTTACCGACCTTATTGCGGAAAAAACAGGCTACCCTGCCGAGATGCTCGAGCCCTCAATGAGCCTCGAGGGAGACCTGGGAATAGACTCCATCAAGCGAGTCGAGATATTCTCGGCCCTCAGGGAGCGCTTCCCCTCAATGCCTGCCGTGAAATCCGACATGATGGCCCTGATGAAAACCCTGAGCGACATTGTGGCTTTCCTGGAAGGTGAAGCCCCCCGGGACGAAAAGCCGCTGCAAGGACCTGCCACGGAGATGCCCATGCCAGAGCCCCGCGAAGAAGGAGAAAAGCAGCTCAAGCGGCTTGTGCTCATCACGCAGATGCTCAACGGGGTCTCCGGAAGGGAAAAGCTCGCCTTGCAGGCCGGATCCGAAATCTGGGTCACCGATGACGGGTCGCCTTTTGCCTCGAGCCTCGCTGAGATTCTTGAGGCCATGGGATACAGGCCGCACGTCGAAAAAATTGAAACCTTGCTCCGCCAGGGTGCGCCCCCCTCTCTCGGAGGCCTCCTTATAATAGCCCCATCGGGCGCTACAGAAAGCAATTTCCTCATGAAGGCCTTCAAGGTCCTTAAGGAAGCCTCTCCCGCTCTCAAGGAGAGCGCGCGGGAGAGGGGTTCATTCTTTGCCACCGTGTCCAGAATGGACGGCTGCTTCGGCCTGGGCGGCATGGACCTTAAGGGTGAGCCGCTCTCGGGAGGCCTGGCGGGCCTTACAAAGACTGTGCGCCATGAATGGCCCCAGATCTGCTGCAAGGCTTTTGACGTGCCGGCGCACCTTCATTCCTCCAGGGAAGTTGCTTTGGAGCTCATCGAGGAGCTTTTCCTGAAGGGCCCGATTGAGGTGGGCATCTCTCCGAAGGGCCGCTGCACCCTGGAGCTTTCTCTCACAGGCCGCAACGGCACGGGCTGTGTCCCGCCCTTCTCCCGCGATGACGTGGTTATCGTCACAGGCGGCGCGCGGGGCGTCACGGCTGAATGCGCCGTGCAGCTCATAAACCGCCTCTCCCATGATGAGAAACCAGCACTGGTGCTCCTGGGAAGAAGTCCCGAGCCGAAGCCTGAGCCTGAATGGCTCGGCGGGCTCACCGGCGATGCCGAGATCAAGAGAGCCCTCATGGTCCACAGTGGAGGAAAGGCCACGCCCGCCTCTATCCGCGAGGAGTACGGCAGGATCGAGGCGCAGAGGGAGATTGCCTCGACGCTCTCCCGGATAAGGGAAGCCGGCGGCAGGGTCTTCTACCGCTCAGTTGACATCAGGAATCCTGGGGAGCTCAGGGCAGCCGTGGAAGATATCCGCGCCACTGCAGGCCCCATAAGGGGGCTGGTCCATGGCGCCGGCGTCATTGCTGACAGGCTCATCGAGGACAAGACCGACGAGGAGTTTGAGCGCGTATACTCCACCAAGGTCGAAGGCCTCAGGAATCTCCTCGCCCTTCTCAGTGACGACGAGCTGAAGATCCTCGTGCTCTTCAGCTCATTCACCGGGAGGTTCGGCAGGGTCGGCCAGGCTGATTACGCCGTTGCCAACGAGGTGCTCAACAAGCTGGCGCTTTGGCAGTCAAGGCTGCGGCCGCGATGCCGCGTCGTGGCCCTCAACTGGGGTCCCTGGGACGGCGGCATGGTGACGACTTCCCTGAAGAAAATCTTTGAAAAAGAGGGGGTAGGCCTTATCGCCCTCGAGCAGGGCACGGAGATCTTCATCAGGGAGCTCTGTTCCTCACCTGATGCCCCCGTGGAAGTAGTGATACTGGGAAGCGACACCGGAACGGGCTGCGCTCCGGCCGAGTACACCACGGCTTTCGAGAGCCTCCTGACCATTGAAGCCTTTCCTTTCCTGAATTCCCATATTCTTGACGGGCAGGCCGTGCTCCCCGTGGCAATGATGCTCGAATGGCTCTCCCATGGCGCCCTCGTGGCAAATCCGGGTCTCACCTTTTACGGGGCCGACAATCTTCGAGTGCTCAAAGGCCTCAGGATCATAAAATCGGAGTCCAGGACCATCAGGGTCGTCACGGGAAAAGCGAAGACCGCAGGAGATTTCTTCACTGTCACCGCAGAACTCCAGAGCGATGAAAAGGGCACCCCGCCGGTAATCCATGCCCGCGGTGAGATAGTGCTTGCGGCGAATATCCCAAAAGGTGAGAGAAGCCTTACCGGCACCGATCTTCCGGCCTATCCCTTCGACAGGGAGGCTCTTTACAGGGAGTTCCTTTTCCATGGAAGCGATTTCCAGGGCATAGAGAAAGTCGAGGGCTCGTCGGCGCAGGGAATCAGGGCTACGGCCCGCACCGCGCCGAAGCCTTCAGCATGGATAAAAGAGCCCCTCAGGAACAGGTGGATCACCGATCCCCTTGTCATTGACTGCAGCTTCCAGATGATGATTCTGTGGAGCTTCCAGAAATACCAGTCAGGGTCACTGCCCTGCTATGCCGGCAGCTACCGCCAGTTCAGGTCCTTTCCCAGGGGGGTCGTGAGCATTGTCATAGGCATCACCGGTGGAAATGAGCACAAAGCCCTTGCCACCATAGAATTCGTCGATCAGAAAGGAATGCTCATCGCAAGGATGAAAGGCTACGAGTGCACCATTCTCCCCTCGCTGAAGAAAGCCTTCGAAAACAACAGGCTCACCCAGGAAGCCATGCGCTAA
- a CDS encoding EcsC family protein: MEDNGMDLLDKLFRDIDAAKVRLKVRELRDEHPDLTTHELCLKVIEEDAFFAGLIGGTTAAFPWPWTMILVAPDLIMLLGLQSRMVLKIAYLFGFDPAGRERAMEVLGCLGASVGAVAGTYGIKKMLEGHVTRRLVKMLIRKVVTSLARKSASRMAPFLTTLAGGALNYGSVQLVGKTALHFYESRCKEESPEPDSPSSDEKDLDRHSGLTEDEDERPGPPSVEDIEREVDEEIGAEEPAEEEESGGDNVDEIDED, translated from the coding sequence ATGGAAGACAACGGGATGGACCTCTTGGACAAGCTTTTCCGCGATATCGACGCGGCAAAGGTCAGGCTGAAGGTGAGGGAGCTCCGCGATGAGCACCCCGATCTCACCACTCATGAGCTCTGCCTTAAAGTCATCGAGGAAGACGCTTTTTTCGCCGGGCTCATCGGCGGGACCACCGCCGCGTTCCCCTGGCCCTGGACAATGATCCTTGTGGCGCCGGATCTCATTATGCTTCTTGGTCTCCAGAGCAGAATGGTTCTCAAGATAGCCTACCTTTTCGGCTTTGACCCTGCGGGCAGGGAGCGCGCCATGGAGGTGCTCGGCTGCCTTGGGGCTTCTGTGGGAGCCGTGGCAGGCACCTACGGAATCAAGAAGATGCTTGAGGGCCATGTCACAAGAAGACTCGTAAAGATGCTCATAAGGAAAGTGGTGACTTCCCTCGCCAGGAAGTCGGCATCACGGATGGCGCCGTTCCTCACCACCCTGGCCGGCGGCGCACTCAACTATGGAAGCGTGCAGCTCGTGGGGAAGACAGCTCTTCACTTCTATGAATCCCGCTGCAAGGAGGAGTCCCCTGAACCGGATTCTCCTTCTTCAGATGAAAAAGATCTCGACAGGCACAGCGGGCTCACAGAGGATGAAGATGAGAGGCCCGGGCCCCCCTCGGTGGAAGATATTGAGAGGGAGGTTGATGAAGAGATCGGCGCAGAGGAGCCTGCAGAGGAAGAGGAGTCCGGCGGAGACAACGTTGACGAGATAGACGAAGACTAA